From the genome of Cytobacillus firmus, one region includes:
- a CDS encoding cation diffusion facilitator family transporter: MENNDRFKKAEFAAIIGIVGNIILAALKWGIGVYSGSKALVADAVHSASDVAGSFAVYLGLRAAKQPPDEDHPYGHGKAELIAAIIVAVLLFLVGIEIGKSSFESFFSPIEPPKAIAIAAVVVSIVVKEAMFRYKYNLGKKLNSDALIVNAYEHRSDVYSSIAALIGIGCAIIGGRMGIEWLEYADPVAGLIVSLMILQMAWRLGKESIHSTLDHVLHEEDTLEMRKTAESVDHVKRIDELHAREHGHYVIVDIKVSVDPNMTVEDGHRVGKEVKRKLLQLENVQNVFVHINPFSEEHIN, from the coding sequence TTGGAAAATAACGATCGTTTTAAGAAAGCTGAATTTGCAGCTATAATTGGCATCGTGGGCAATATTATTCTTGCCGCCCTCAAATGGGGAATTGGCGTTTATTCAGGAAGTAAAGCGCTGGTGGCGGATGCGGTCCATTCAGCTTCAGATGTTGCCGGATCTTTTGCTGTTTATTTGGGTCTGAGGGCTGCGAAACAGCCGCCGGATGAGGATCATCCATACGGTCATGGCAAAGCTGAATTGATAGCGGCCATAATTGTTGCCGTTCTGCTGTTCCTCGTGGGAATAGAAATCGGAAAATCATCATTTGAATCATTCTTTTCGCCAATTGAACCTCCAAAAGCAATTGCAATAGCTGCAGTGGTGGTTTCCATCGTTGTGAAAGAAGCTATGTTTCGATATAAGTATAATTTGGGAAAGAAACTAAACAGTGATGCTTTAATTGTAAATGCTTATGAACACCGTTCAGATGTTTATTCATCAATTGCAGCTTTAATAGGTATTGGCTGTGCGATTATTGGAGGAAGAATGGGGATCGAATGGCTTGAGTATGCAGATCCTGTGGCTGGCCTCATTGTGTCCCTTATGATTCTCCAAATGGCATGGCGGCTTGGGAAAGAATCCATTCACAGCACACTTGATCACGTGCTTCATGAAGAAGATACTCTTGAAATGCGCAAAACGGCTGAATCCGTCGACCATGTTAAAAGGATCGATGAATTGCATGCCAGGGAGCACGGACACTATGTTATTGTTGATATTAAAGTGTCGGTGGATCCGAATATGACTGTTGAGGATGGACACCGGGTCGGCAAAGAAGTAAAACGCAAGCTGCTCCAATTGGAAAATGTGCAAAATGTCTTTGTGCACATTAATCCTTTCAGTGAAGAACATATAAATTAG
- a CDS encoding TIGR04086 family membrane protein, with protein MEESKNFGSAVLYGIIAIFAIAVAGSLIFSLLLRFTSLQESSLQYIITAVSFISLFAGGFISGGKGKQKGWLLGGLTGLIYSIVIFLFQYLGHDSLFNMEQMIYHTCFTLTAMMGGILGVNLNTKRTA; from the coding sequence ATAGAAGAATCAAAGAACTTTGGCAGCGCTGTCCTTTACGGTATTATTGCGATTTTTGCCATTGCCGTTGCCGGCAGTCTCATTTTTTCACTGCTCCTGCGGTTTACATCTCTGCAGGAGTCATCCCTGCAGTATATTATTACTGCTGTTTCATTCATTTCTCTTTTTGCAGGCGGGTTCATTTCCGGAGGCAAAGGCAAGCAAAAAGGCTGGCTGCTCGGAGGCCTAACCGGCCTTATTTATTCAATCGTCATTTTTCTTTTTCAATATTTAGGACATGACAGTTTATTTAATATGGAGCAAATGATTTACCACACCTGTTTCACACTTACGGCCATGATGGGCGGTATATTGGGAGTGAATCTTAACACCAAAAGAACCGCATAA
- the spoVB gene encoding stage V sporulation protein B encodes MSKFLKGTMILLAAGLVTRVLGFINRIVIARFIGEEGVGLYMMAFPTMILVVTITQLGLPVAISKNVAEAEARGDTAKIKKILIVSLATTISLSIVFTPALILLAPLLSETLFTDNRTHLPLMAIAPIVPIIAVSSVIRGYFQGRQNMKPAAYSQMIEQVVRISLIALMTKAFLPYGIEYAAAGAMLAAVIGELASLLYLMTTFKLKKKFRVRKQFFKYVSSGKSTFNELMTVALPTTGSRMIGSVAWFFEPIVVAQSLALAGVAAAAATKQYGALTGFAMPLLMLPSFITYSLSTSLVPAISEANSQNNMLLIEYRLQQALRFAFITGGLAVVVLYVLSDQLMEVMYGSSSGSHFIKLMAPFFLFYYYQGPLQATLQALNLARAAMINSLIGAVVKTAVIFLLASQPAFGINGVAMGILTGTVLVTMLHFATVLKAISFTFFVRDYIKTIIAMGMSGGLGFWMLKNILASDMNTALRVILISTVITIVYTILLLILKLIRKNDLIRIPGIGKMISRLAFK; translated from the coding sequence ATGTCCAAATTTCTGAAAGGTACCATGATCCTGCTCGCTGCAGGGCTGGTGACCAGGGTCCTTGGCTTTATTAACAGAATTGTCATTGCCCGATTTATTGGAGAAGAAGGTGTTGGCCTATATATGATGGCCTTTCCCACCATGATTCTTGTCGTAACCATCACACAGCTTGGGCTGCCGGTTGCTATTTCTAAAAATGTAGCCGAGGCAGAGGCAAGAGGCGATACAGCAAAAATCAAGAAAATATTAATTGTTTCCTTAGCGACGACCATCTCGCTTTCCATTGTTTTCACTCCCGCTTTAATTTTGCTCGCACCATTATTATCAGAGACACTCTTTACTGATAACCGGACCCATTTGCCTTTGATGGCAATCGCTCCAATTGTGCCGATCATTGCAGTTTCCTCTGTCATTCGGGGTTATTTCCAGGGAAGGCAGAACATGAAGCCTGCTGCCTATTCCCAGATGATTGAGCAGGTAGTCCGAATCAGTCTGATCGCTTTAATGACTAAGGCATTCCTGCCATATGGAATTGAGTATGCGGCAGCGGGTGCCATGCTGGCAGCAGTTATCGGGGAGCTTGCATCATTGCTTTATTTGATGACCACATTTAAGCTTAAAAAGAAATTCAGAGTCAGGAAACAATTTTTTAAATATGTGTCTTCCGGAAAAAGTACATTTAACGAATTGATGACCGTTGCTCTCCCAACGACTGGGAGCAGAATGATCGGTTCTGTCGCCTGGTTTTTTGAACCGATTGTGGTAGCGCAGAGTCTGGCACTTGCAGGTGTGGCAGCAGCTGCGGCTACGAAGCAGTATGGTGCTCTTACGGGCTTTGCCATGCCTCTTCTGATGCTGCCATCGTTTATTACTTATTCTCTGTCAACCTCTCTTGTTCCGGCTATAAGCGAGGCAAATTCCCAAAATAATATGCTTCTGATCGAATACCGGCTTCAGCAGGCGCTTCGATTTGCATTTATTACCGGCGGCCTGGCAGTGGTGGTTCTTTACGTCCTTTCCGATCAGCTAATGGAAGTGATGTATGGCTCCTCAAGCGGTTCACATTTTATTAAACTGATGGCGCCCTTTTTCCTGTTTTATTATTATCAGGGACCTCTTCAGGCAACTTTACAGGCATTGAATCTTGCCCGTGCGGCCATGATCAACAGTTTGATTGGAGCTGTTGTAAAGACGGCCGTTATCTTTCTCCTTGCCAGCCAGCCTGCATTCGGGATAAACGGAGTTGCAATGGGGATTTTGACAGGCACAGTTCTGGTTACAATGCTTCACTTTGCAACCGTTCTGAAAGCTATTTCTTTTACTTTTTTCGTAAGGGATTATATAAAAACGATTATTGCAATGGGTATGTCAGGAGGCTTAGGGTTCTGGATGCTAAAAAACATCCTTGCCTCAGACATGAATACCGCCTTAAGGGTTATTTTGATATCCACAGTCATCACAATTGTCTATACCATCCTTTTATTAATCTTAAAGCTGATTAGAAAGAATGACTTAATTCGTATTCCGGGAATCGGCAAAATGATATCCAGGCTTGCATTTAAATAA
- a CDS encoding DUF421 domain-containing protein: MEEYLIIIVRTLFLYAVILLIFRLMGKREIGELSILDLVVYIMIAELAVVAIETPDSNILKNVFPMLLLMVVQIVLAIFSLKSKTFRDVVDGKPTIIINKGKIDENAMRKQRYNFDDLLLQLREKDIAKISDVEFAILESSGTLSVFERNDSKEGGITIPLIIDGTIQKTNLETINKSDFWLRQELRKEGYKEISNISFCSYENGQFYVDLLDERK, translated from the coding sequence GTGGAAGAATATCTAATCATCATTGTAAGAACCTTATTTCTATATGCAGTCATTCTTCTCATCTTTAGACTAATGGGCAAAAGGGAAATTGGTGAACTAAGCATCTTGGACCTCGTCGTCTATATCATGATTGCTGAACTTGCAGTTGTCGCTATTGAAACTCCGGATTCAAATATTTTGAAAAATGTGTTCCCCATGCTCCTTTTGATGGTTGTACAAATTGTATTGGCCATATTCTCCCTGAAGAGCAAAACATTCAGGGACGTAGTTGATGGAAAACCGACCATAATTATTAATAAAGGAAAAATAGATGAAAATGCCATGAGGAAGCAGCGGTATAACTTTGATGACCTGCTTCTACAGTTAAGAGAAAAAGATATTGCCAAAATCTCCGATGTGGAATTTGCTATCCTTGAATCCTCAGGTACATTGTCCGTGTTTGAAAGAAATGACAGTAAAGAGGGAGGGATAACGATCCCTTTAATTATAGATGGAACGATTCAGAAAACGAATCTGGAAACGATAAATAAAAGCGACTTTTGGCTGCGTCAGGAACTTCGAAAAGAGGGGTATAAAGAAATATCCAATATTTCTTTCTGCAGTTATGAAAATGGCCAATTTTATGTGGACCTGCTTGATGAAAGAAAATAA
- the tgt gene encoding tRNA guanosine(34) transglycosylase Tgt has protein sequence MTAIRYELIKTCKQTGARLGRVHTPHGSFETPVFMPVGTLATVKTMSPEELVEMGAGIILSNTYHLWLRPGQEIVEEAGGLHKFMNWDRAILTDSGGFQVFSLSEFRKIEEEGVHFRNHLNGDKLFLSPEKAMDIQNSLGSDIMMAFDECPPYPASFEYMKKSVERTSRWAERCLKAHKRPNDQGLFGIIQGGEYEELRKQSARDLTSLDFPGYAVGGLSVGEPKDVMNRVLEFTTPLMPSDKPRYLMGVGSPDSLIDGSIRGIDMFDCVLPTRIARNGTLMTSNGRLVVKNAKFARDFGPIDENCDCYTCRNYSRAYIRHLIRCDETFGIRLTTYHNLYFLLKLMEQVRQAIREDRLGDFREEFFERYGFNKPNAKNF, from the coding sequence TTGACTGCAATTCGTTATGAATTAATTAAAACATGTAAGCAAACAGGTGCCCGTCTGGGACGGGTCCATACGCCGCATGGTTCTTTTGAAACCCCTGTGTTTATGCCCGTAGGAACACTCGCTACAGTAAAAACCATGTCCCCGGAAGAATTGGTGGAAATGGGAGCAGGCATCATTCTGAGCAATACTTATCATCTCTGGCTTCGGCCGGGTCAGGAAATCGTGGAAGAAGCAGGCGGCCTGCATAAGTTTATGAATTGGGACCGGGCCATTCTGACAGATTCCGGCGGATTTCAGGTGTTCAGCCTGAGTGAATTTCGCAAAATTGAAGAAGAAGGCGTTCATTTCAGGAACCACTTGAATGGTGACAAGCTGTTTTTATCTCCTGAAAAAGCAATGGATATCCAAAATTCGCTTGGATCTGATATTATGATGGCATTTGATGAGTGCCCGCCTTATCCAGCTTCTTTTGAGTATATGAAGAAGTCAGTAGAGCGGACTTCCCGATGGGCTGAGCGCTGCTTAAAAGCTCACAAGCGCCCGAATGACCAGGGACTTTTTGGTATTATACAGGGCGGAGAATATGAGGAGCTGCGCAAACAGAGCGCGAGAGACTTAACATCTCTTGATTTCCCGGGGTATGCTGTGGGCGGATTATCGGTAGGCGAGCCTAAGGATGTTATGAACCGTGTGCTTGAATTCACAACACCGCTAATGCCGTCTGATAAGCCAAGATACCTTATGGGAGTGGGATCCCCGGATTCTTTGATTGATGGTTCGATCAGAGGAATCGATATGTTCGACTGTGTTCTTCCTACCAGGATTGCGAGGAACGGAACATTGATGACAAGTAATGGCCGGCTGGTTGTTAAAAATGCAAAATTTGCAAGAGATTTCGGCCCTATAGATGAGAATTGCGATTGCTACACATGCCGAAATTACAGCCGCGCTTACATCAGGCATTTGATCCGCTGTGATGAAACATTCGGAATCAGGCTTACAACTTACCATAATCTTTATTTTCTGCTAAAATTAATGGAGCAGGTAAGACAGGCAATTAGGGAAGATCGTCTGGGTGACTTTAGAGAAGAGTTTTTCGAAAGGTATGGATTCAATAAGCCTAACGCGAAGAACTTTTAA
- the yajC gene encoding preprotein translocase subunit YajC, whose amino-acid sequence MELLGTLGPLLLMFVLFYFLLIRPQQKRQKAVQQMQSDLKKGDKVVTIGGLHGFVDAIDEDKVVIKCGDGSRLTYDRAAIREVTQATGDALAKS is encoded by the coding sequence ATGGAGCTTTTAGGAACATTAGGACCATTATTGCTGATGTTTGTTTTATTCTATTTCCTGTTAATTCGTCCGCAGCAGAAACGCCAAAAGGCAGTTCAGCAAATGCAGAGTGATTTGAAAAAGGGAGATAAGGTTGTTACAATCGGCGGCCTTCATGGATTCGTTGATGCCATCGACGAAGACAAAGTGGTTATTAAATGTGGTGACGGAAGCCGTCTTACATACGATCGTGCAGCGATCCGCGAAGTAACGCAGGCAACTGGCGATGCATTAGCAAAATCTTAA
- the ruvA gene encoding Holliday junction branch migration protein RuvA, with translation MFEFVRGRLDFIGPEYVVIENNGIGYQILTPNPFSYTPEFGQEVRIFTYHYVREDIMALYGFQTREEKTLFTRLLNVTGIGPKGALAILASGEPEQVVQAIENEDEAFLVKFPGVGKKTARQMILDLKGKLPDIVPDFFPNLFSADRIQSESGHAGDLEEALLALKALGYSDKELKKITPELKKEKLTTDQYIKKALQKLLKL, from the coding sequence TTGTTTGAATTTGTAAGAGGCAGGCTCGATTTTATCGGACCTGAATATGTAGTGATTGAAAACAATGGAATTGGCTATCAGATATTAACGCCTAATCCATTTAGCTATACCCCGGAGTTTGGGCAGGAAGTCAGGATATTCACGTATCATTATGTACGGGAAGATATCATGGCATTGTATGGTTTTCAGACCCGTGAGGAGAAAACTCTGTTTACCAGGCTGCTTAATGTTACCGGCATTGGGCCGAAGGGAGCACTTGCAATTCTTGCATCAGGTGAACCCGAACAGGTGGTGCAGGCAATTGAAAATGAAGATGAAGCATTCCTTGTTAAGTTTCCTGGAGTCGGAAAGAAAACAGCCAGGCAAATGATTCTTGATCTTAAAGGGAAGCTACCGGATATTGTCCCTGACTTCTTCCCGAATCTGTTTTCAGCGGATAGAATACAGTCGGAGAGCGGGCATGCGGGAGATTTGGAAGAAGCCTTGCTTGCATTAAAAGCTCTGGGCTATTCAGATAAGGAACTAAAAAAGATTACGCCGGAACTGAAAAAGGAAAAGCTTACAACGGACCAATACATAAAGAAGGCTCTGCAAAAGCTTTTAAAATTATAA
- the queA gene encoding tRNA preQ1(34) S-adenosylmethionine ribosyltransferase-isomerase QueA yields the protein MKVDWFDFHLPEELIAQTPLADRTSSRLMVLDKKTGDIQHSVFKDIKNYLKAGDCLVLNDTKVLPARLFGEKTGTGAKIEVLLLKQIEGDSWETLVKPAKRVKEGTEITFGDGKLTAVCTGTSDHGGRVLEFRYDGIFYEVLEQLGEMPLPPYIKEQLDDRDRYQTVFARERGSAAAPTAGLHFTEQLLEEIKEMGVHIAFITLHVGLGTFRPVSVDDINEHEMHAEFYQVTEGTARLLNEVREQGGRIISVGTTSTRTLETIASAHNGRFEEASGWTDIFIYPGYDFKAIDGMITNFHLPKSTLIMLVSALAGRENVLNAYNQAVEERYRFFSFGDAMLIL from the coding sequence ATGAAAGTAGATTGGTTTGATTTTCATTTGCCTGAAGAATTAATTGCACAAACGCCTTTGGCTGATCGGACAAGCAGCAGGCTAATGGTCCTTGATAAAAAAACCGGGGATATTCAGCATAGTGTTTTTAAAGATATTAAGAATTATCTTAAGGCAGGAGATTGCCTTGTATTAAATGACACAAAGGTCCTTCCTGCGAGGCTGTTTGGAGAAAAGACAGGCACTGGTGCAAAAATAGAGGTGCTTCTTCTCAAACAGATTGAAGGGGATTCCTGGGAAACACTTGTCAAACCAGCCAAAAGAGTAAAAGAAGGAACTGAGATAACTTTTGGAGACGGCAAATTGACTGCTGTCTGCACTGGAACTTCAGATCATGGCGGCAGGGTACTTGAGTTCCGATACGACGGAATATTCTATGAGGTCCTTGAGCAATTGGGAGAAATGCCTTTGCCTCCTTATATTAAAGAGCAGCTTGATGATCGAGACCGTTATCAGACTGTGTTTGCCCGTGAACGCGGTTCAGCTGCAGCTCCGACAGCAGGCCTTCATTTTACTGAACAGCTTCTTGAAGAAATAAAAGAAATGGGTGTGCATATTGCTTTTATTACTCTGCACGTTGGTCTTGGAACTTTCAGGCCTGTTAGTGTAGATGATATAAATGAGCATGAAATGCATGCTGAATTTTACCAGGTAACTGAAGGAACTGCACGGCTATTAAATGAAGTGCGTGAGCAGGGAGGAAGAATCATCAGTGTGGGGACTACTTCCACGAGGACTTTAGAAACCATTGCTTCTGCGCATAATGGCCGTTTTGAGGAAGCAAGCGGCTGGACTGATATTTTCATTTATCCAGGCTATGATTTTAAAGCGATTGATGGCATGATTACGAATTTCCACCTGCCTAAATCAACTTTAATTATGCTTGTTAGTGCACTGGCAGGCCGTGAGAACGTTCTGAATGCCTATAATCAGGCAGTTGAGGAGCGGTACCGGTTCTTCAGCTTTGGAGATGCTATGCTCATTTTGTAA
- a CDS encoding post-transcriptional regulator — translation MKIGHEYDYFRTTVKPALESKLEEFRLLGYKKVTEQELWGYLTKKKWKKPKENVRLFQIVEEVMGVKVSEYIHYATIESFKEAEFDLDNEEERKKLLK, via the coding sequence ATGAAAATCGGCCATGAATATGATTATTTTCGCACTACGGTAAAACCTGCATTGGAAAGCAAACTGGAGGAATTTCGGCTTCTGGGATATAAAAAAGTGACTGAACAGGAACTCTGGGGATATCTGACAAAGAAAAAGTGGAAAAAACCAAAAGAAAATGTCAGGCTATTTCAAATTGTGGAAGAAGTAATGGGGGTAAAGGTGAGTGAATACATTCACTATGCTACCATCGAGTCTTTTAAAGAAGCAGAATTTGATTTAGATAATGAAGAAGAACGAAAAAAACTATTAAAGTAG
- a CDS encoding DUF2905 domain-containing protein → MSGISKWLMVIGAIIFAIGFISQFINIGKLPGDLVIKKGNTTFYFPVVTSILLSIILSAIFYFIGRFR, encoded by the coding sequence TTGAGCGGGATATCAAAATGGCTGATGGTCATAGGTGCCATCATTTTTGCCATAGGATTTATAAGCCAGTTTATTAATATTGGCAAGCTGCCTGGAGATTTAGTGATTAAAAAAGGCAATACGACCTTTTATTTTCCAGTCGTTACATCGATATTGCTGAGTATTATCCTATCTGCCATCTTTTATTTTATTGGCAGGTTCCGGTAG
- the ruvB gene encoding Holliday junction branch migration DNA helicase RuvB, which produces MEERIISGEADLQDFSFEQSLRPQTLKQYIGQDKVKENLEIFIKAARIRKETLDHVLLYGPPGLGKTTLAAIIANEMGVNIRTTAGPAIERPGDLAAILTALEPGDVLFIDEIHRLPRSIEEVLYPAMEDFCLDIVIGKGPSARSVRLDLPPFTLVGATTRAGSLSAPLRDRFGVLSRLEYYSEQQLTNIVVRTADVLDTGIDQKAAIEVARRSRGTPRIANRLLRRVRDFAQVKADGQIDETLAKEALELLQVDRLGLDHIDHKLLRGIIEKFRGGPVGLETIAATIGEEAHTIEDVYEPYLLQIGFLQRTPRGRIVTDLVYRHFQMEVPAD; this is translated from the coding sequence ATGGAAGAGCGGATAATATCCGGTGAAGCTGATCTTCAGGATTTTTCATTTGAACAGAGTCTGCGCCCGCAGACACTAAAGCAGTATATTGGTCAGGATAAAGTAAAGGAGAACCTCGAGATCTTTATCAAAGCTGCCAGAATACGCAAGGAGACCTTAGATCATGTCCTTCTATATGGGCCGCCGGGTTTGGGGAAAACGACACTGGCTGCTATTATTGCCAATGAAATGGGCGTTAATATCAGAACAACTGCAGGCCCTGCAATTGAAAGGCCAGGTGATCTGGCGGCGATCCTGACTGCATTGGAACCGGGTGACGTCCTGTTTATTGATGAAATTCATCGCTTGCCTCGGTCTATAGAGGAAGTTCTTTATCCGGCAATGGAAGACTTCTGCCTTGATATTGTTATCGGAAAAGGGCCAAGTGCCAGATCAGTAAGGCTTGATTTGCCTCCTTTTACTCTGGTTGGCGCGACTACAAGGGCCGGGTCTTTATCGGCTCCGTTAAGAGACCGCTTTGGCGTGCTCAGCAGGCTTGAATATTACTCAGAACAGCAGCTGACTAATATTGTTGTCCGTACAGCTGACGTGCTGGATACAGGTATAGATCAAAAAGCAGCGATTGAAGTGGCCAGAAGATCAAGAGGCACGCCCAGAATTGCAAACAGGCTCCTCCGGAGAGTCAGGGACTTTGCACAGGTCAAAGCGGATGGCCAAATTGATGAAACACTTGCCAAGGAAGCCCTGGAGCTTTTGCAGGTTGACCGTTTAGGCCTTGATCATATTGACCATAAATTATTAAGAGGGATAATAGAAAAATTCCGGGGCGGACCTGTTGGTCTTGAAACGATTGCTGCGACCATTGGGGAAGAAGCGCATACGATTGAAGATGTTTATGAACCTTATCTATTGCAGATCGGGTTTCTTCAGCGGACACCAAGAGGAAGAATTGTAACGGACCTGGTGTATCGACATTTTCAAATGGAGGTGCCTGCTGATTGA
- the secDF gene encoding protein translocase subunit SecDF, whose protein sequence is MVKRSRIVAFFLIVLLLGSLAGATTNNILKNIKLGLDLQGGFEVLYEVTPKDGQKVTKEVLASTAEALDRRINVLGVSEPNIQIEGDKRVRVQLAGVTDQNKAREILSTEANLSFRDVNDQLMMDGSDLAENGAKQTFDENGKPSVSLKLKSAGKFKDVTQKIVNMGAPNNLLVIWLDFEEGQDSFQAEAAKEDPKYLSAPQVSQIFNQDTVSIVGNFTIEEAQTLADLLNAGSLPVQLDEVYSTSVGAKFGEQAMETTILAGIIGVLIIFIYMIAVYRFPGFIATLTLSFYIYLILLVFDWMNGVLTLPGIAALILGVGMAVDANIITYERIREEMKVGRTIKSAFQAGEKNSLSTIFDANITTILAAAVLFLYGTSSVKGFATMLIISILASFITAVYGTRLLMGLWVHSKALDKKPGWFGVKKSEIKNIAENYDTLDLPTKFDKFDFVGNRKKFFILSAVLITAGIIVLSIFRLNLGIDFVSGTRIEQQASESLTKEKFQAELSALGIETDDIVISGDNNEIGVARFKDVLTKDEIAEVKTQFHEKFGQDPNVSTVSPTVGKELAKNALKALAIASVGIIIYVSIRFEVKMAIPAVLALLHDAFFIIAVFSFTRMEVDITFIAAILTVVGYSINDTIVTFDRMRENMQKKKKLKSFEDIADVVNKSLRQTLGRSVNTVLTVVFTVVALLVFGSESIRNFSFALLIGLIAGTYSSIFLAAQIWAVWKGKELKEKGVIHTVKEKRKVSDEPQV, encoded by the coding sequence ATGGTAAAGCGCAGCCGTATCGTTGCTTTTTTCCTGATTGTTTTATTATTGGGAAGCTTGGCTGGGGCAACGACAAACAACATCTTAAAAAATATTAAGCTTGGACTTGATTTACAGGGCGGATTTGAGGTTCTCTATGAGGTAACGCCAAAAGATGGGCAGAAGGTGACTAAAGAAGTCCTAGCAAGTACTGCCGAAGCGCTCGACAGGCGAATCAATGTACTTGGAGTCAGTGAGCCGAATATCCAGATTGAGGGAGATAAGCGGGTCCGTGTTCAGCTTGCCGGTGTAACAGATCAGAATAAAGCAAGGGAAATTCTGTCCACAGAAGCTAATCTCTCATTTAGAGATGTTAATGATCAGTTGATGATGGATGGTTCAGATCTTGCTGAAAATGGTGCAAAGCAGACATTTGATGAAAATGGAAAGCCAAGTGTTTCATTGAAGCTGAAAAGCGCTGGAAAATTTAAAGATGTAACCCAAAAAATTGTCAATATGGGAGCGCCAAATAACCTGCTTGTCATTTGGCTTGATTTTGAAGAAGGCCAGGATTCCTTCCAGGCTGAGGCAGCAAAAGAAGACCCAAAATACTTATCTGCTCCACAGGTAAGCCAAATCTTTAATCAGGATACCGTTTCCATTGTGGGAAACTTTACAATTGAAGAAGCACAGACGCTGGCGGATTTATTGAATGCAGGATCCCTTCCTGTACAGCTCGATGAAGTTTATTCAACATCAGTAGGTGCTAAATTTGGTGAGCAGGCAATGGAAACGACTATTCTTGCCGGAATAATAGGAGTATTGATTATCTTTATCTACATGATTGCGGTATATCGTTTCCCTGGATTTATTGCAACTCTTACTTTATCGTTTTATATTTATCTGATTTTACTCGTTTTTGACTGGATGAATGGCGTATTGACGCTGCCTGGTATTGCTGCGCTCATCCTGGGGGTTGGTATGGCGGTTGATGCGAATATCATTACCTATGAGAGAATCAGGGAAGAAATGAAAGTGGGCAGAACAATCAAATCTGCTTTCCAGGCTGGAGAGAAAAATTCACTTTCCACCATCTTTGATGCAAATATCACAACAATTCTGGCAGCAGCCGTATTATTCTTGTATGGGACAAGTTCTGTAAAGGGATTTGCTACCATGCTTATAATAAGCATTCTGGCCAGCTTTATTACTGCTGTATACGGTACAAGGCTGCTTATGGGGCTTTGGGTCCATAGTAAAGCACTTGATAAGAAACCAGGCTGGTTTGGAGTTAAGAAAAGTGAGATCAAAAATATTGCAGAAAATTACGATACCCTTGATTTGCCGACCAAATTTGATAAATTTGATTTTGTAGGGAACCGCAAGAAGTTTTTCATCCTTTCTGCTGTTTTAATTACTGCAGGAATAATTGTTCTTTCTATATTCCGCTTAAATCTTGGAATCGATTTTGTCAGCGGTACCCGGATCGAGCAGCAGGCAAGTGAATCCTTAACAAAAGAAAAATTCCAAGCTGAATTATCAGCTCTTGGAATCGAGACAGATGATATTGTCATCTCTGGAGATAATAATGAAATTGGTGTTGCTAGATTTAAAGATGTTTTAACTAAAGACGAAATAGCAGAAGTTAAAACTCAATTTCATGAAAAATTCGGTCAAGATCCGAATGTCAGCACAGTTTCACCAACTGTAGGAAAAGAACTTGCTAAAAATGCACTGAAAGCTCTTGCGATAGCCTCTGTAGGCATTATCATTTATGTATCCATTCGCTTTGAGGTCAAGATGGCCATTCCGGCAGTACTGGCACTTCTGCATGATGCCTTCTTTATTATCGCAGTATTTAGCTTTACACGCATGGAAGTGGATATTACCTTCATTGCAGCAATTCTTACAGTGGTCGGTTACTCAATAAATGATACAATCGTAACGTTCGACCGGATGCGTGAGAATATGCAGAAAAAGAAAAAACTCAAGTCATTTGAAGATATTGCGGATGTTGTAAACAAGAGTCTTCGCCAAACGCTTGGCCGCTCTGTAAATACTGTTTTAACGGTTGTATTTACAGTCGTTGCGCTGCTTGTGTTTGGAAGTGAATCAATCAGAAACTTCTCGTTTGCACTTCTTATTGGTTTAATAGCAGGTACTTATTCTTCCATTTTCCTTGCTGCACAGATTTGGGCAGTATGGAAAGGCAAGGAACTGAAAGAAAAAGGTGTTATTCATACTGTTAAAGAAAAACGCAAAGTCAGTGACGAACCTCAAGTGTAA